Part of the Marinobacterium rhizophilum genome is shown below.
CTGGACTATAGTTCCGCAGCCTCACTGGCGAACAGCCTGTGGAGCGCCTGTGGAGCGGCTGTGCCGCATGGGCCACGAGCGTATTAAACGCCGGGTACCTATGGAGGACAGCATCCCACGGCCTGCTGCAGTTCCAAAAGGGTGCCGTGGGGCCGTCTTGGAACCGGCAGAAGGTCTCGTCGGCGAGAAAGCCTGCGAGGGGATGAACAGCGCAATCAGCTGCGTTACGAGATACAAGACCAATCGCTATCATCGCTTTGCACGGGCCGGGTAGCTGCGGATGGCGACGCTCGCTACCTTTCGGTACCGGACGTTGGAATGGGCTGGGAGGGGGTGCACCGATTGGAGTGCAGTGTGAAATCGGCGGATAAGGGGTGCTGCCCAGGCGAGTTCTGCGGCCACAGGGGCCGCTTGGCCCTTCGTGGCAAGCCCACTCTGTGGGCGAATGGTCCAGCTACAAAAAAGGGAGCCGCGTGGGCTCCCAAGTGGGTCTCAGGCTGCAAAGTGCCAGAGCTTTGTGCGCCAGGTCCCGCCTGGGCGGGCCTTGGCGAAGTCTTACTTCATCGTCGGCATCGAGAACTCGGCGCCGGCGCGCAGGCCTGTGGGCCAGCGGGCGGTGATGGTTTTCATCTTGGTGTAGAAGCGCACACCATCCGGGCCGTGCATGTGCAACGGGCCAAACAGGGAGCGCTTCCAGCCACCGAAGCTGTGGAAGGCCATGGGCACCGGGATGGGTACATTGACGCCCACCATGCCCACCTGGATTTCCTCGCAGAACTGACGGGCGCTGTCGCCATCGCGGGTGAAGATCGCTGTGCCGTTGCCGTATTCGTGGGCGTTGATCATTTTCACCGCATCGGCATAGGAATCGACCCGCACGATGCACAGCACCGGCCCGAAGATTTCTTCGTCGTAGATGCGCATGCCGGGGCCGACCTGATCGAACAGGGTGGGGCCGACGAAGTAGCCGTTCTCGTTACCCTGGGCGACGAACTCGCGACCATCGACCACCAGTTTGGCACCGTCTTCGACACCGGAATCAATGTAGCCCCTGACCTTGGCCGCGTGCTCTTTGGTGATCAGCGGGCCCATGTGGGCTTCTTCCGGCAGACCGATTCCCGGGCCCACGCGCATGCCAGCAATTTCTTCGCCCAGGCGCTTGATCAGGTTGTCGGCGACCTCGTCACCGACACAGACGGCCACCGAGATGGCCATGCAGCGTTCACCGGCGGAGCCGTAGGCCGCGCCCATCAGGGAATGCACGACCTGTTCGGGATCGGCGTCCGGCATCACCACCATGTGGTTCTTGGCGCCACCGAGTGCCTGTACACGCTTGCTGTGTGCGCTGGCCGTCTGGTAGATGTATTCGGCGATGGGGGTGGAGCCGACAAAGCTCACCGCGCCGACACGTTCGTCGGTGAGCAGCACGTCCACGGCTTCCTTGTCGCCGTTGACGATGTTGAACACGCCCTTGGGTAGCCCGGCTTCGGCCAGCAGCTCGGCCAGGCGGTAGGTGGTGCTGGGGTCTTTTTCAGAGGGTTTCATGACAAAGGTGTTGCCGCAGGCAATGGCCACCGGGAACATCCACATCGGCACCATGGCGGGGAAGTTGAACGGGCTGACGCCCGCACAGACACCCACCGGCTGCATCTTGGAGTAGCTGTCCACGCCACGGCCGACGTTGAGGCTGTGCTCGCCCTTGAGCAGGTGCGGGATGCCGCAGGCAAATTCCACGACTTCCAGACCACGGGTCAGTTCGCCCTTAGCATCGGAGAATACCTTGCCGTGTTCGGCGGTGATCATGGCGGCGAGCTCATCGGCGTGCTCTTCCACCAGGGTCTTGAACTTGAACATGACGCGGGCGCGGTTCAGCGGCGATACCTTGCTCCAGCCCTGCAGCGCCTCTTCGGCCGAGGCGATGGCGGCACGGGTTTCATCGGCGCTGGAGAGGGAGACGTTCATACTCGGCTCGCCGGTGGCGGGGTTGTAGACCACGGCGCTGCGGCCGCTCTGGCTGGCGACGGCTTCGCAGTTGATGTAATTGCCCAGAGTTTTCATGTGGTTTCCTTGGTTTATTCAGTCAGTTTATTGCCGGTTGCTGCAGTGGATCGGCGGGATCAGCCGTGGATCTCGAGTCCGGCATTGTCACAAAAGCGTTGCAGGTGATTGCGGCCCAGGGTGGCATAGGTCAGCGGGTGGGCGACGCTGGGGTCCTGTTCGGCCTCGACCACCAGCCAGCCTTCGTAGCCACTGGCCTTGAGGGCTTTGAACAGGGTTTCATAGTCGATAAAGCCATCGCCCGGCACGGTGAATACGCCGTTGAGCATGGCACTGAGGAAGCTCAAATCACGGTTTTTCGCATCCTTCATGATCTCGGGGCGAATGTCCTTGCAGTGCACATGGCAGATACGTGCCGCGTGGCGTTGCTGCAGCGCCAGCGGGTCGCCGCCGGCATAGGTCAGGTGTCCGGTGTCCAGCAGCAGGCCCAGGGCGTCGGACGTGCCGGCCATCAGGCGGTCGATCTCGGCCTCGGTTTCGATCACGGTGCCCATGTGGTGGTGGTAGGCCAGGCGCACGCCCTGGGCCTGGCAGTACTCGGCAACCGTGTTGATGCGCTCCAGTAGCAGTGCCCACTGGGCATCGTTCATCACGGGCCGCTGGCTGACCGGCGTTTCGATCTGGCCATGTACGCAGCCGGTGACTTCACAGAACACCATGACCTTGGCGCCGAGGGACTTGAGCAGCGTCAGGTGATCCTGCAGCGCGGCGATTTCCTCGTCGGCGCTGCGGCTCAGCAGTTCACTGCTGTACCAGCCGGACACCAGGTTCAGGCCGTGGCTGTCCAGGATCGGTCCCAGGGTCTCGGGGGTGCGGGGAAACTTCTGCCCCAGCTCGAAGCCGGCGTAGCCGGCCTGCTTGCCTTCACTGAGGCAGGTTTCGAGCGACGTTTCAGCGCCCAGCGCCGGCATGTCGTCGTTGGTCCAGGTCAGCGGGTTGATACCAATGCGTACACTCATTCTGTTCTCCAAACACGCGGTAAGTCGGCTGTTGTTGTTAGATGTTCTGCATCTGGCGGGCCTTGAGCGCCTCGTAGCGGCGTCGCGCTTCCATCACCTGCTCGCGGGGCGAGACTTCCGGCACCGCGACATCCCACCAGGAACCGCCTTCCTCGGCGGCGTTGACCACATCGGTATCCAGCGTAATCAGGTAGCTGATGGGCGAGGCCTTGGCGCGCTCCAGAGCCGCTTCCAGCTGCTGGATGTTGCCGACCTTTTCGGCGCTGGCGCCAAGTGCTCTGGCATGGGCGGCGAAGTCGGTCTTGGGGGCGCCGGCTTCAACGCTGCGGCAGTCGTCGAGCATGTTGTTGAAGCCGGGGCCGCCGCAAAACTGCTGCAGGCGGTGAATACAGCCGTAACCGCGGTTGTCCAGCACCACCATGACAATTTTCTGGCCCAGCATCACCGAGGTGGCGATTTCGGAGTTGAGCATCAGGTAGGACCCATCCCCGACCATGACGAAGACCTCGGAATCGGGTTTGGCCATCTTGACACCCAGGCCGCCGGCCAGCTCGTAGCCCATGCAGGAATAGCCGTATTCCATGTGGTAGCCGCGATCAAAGCGGGTGCGCCACAGTTTTTGCAGCTCGCCCGGCAGACCGCCGGCGGCACAAACCACGATGTCCTTCTCGCCGGCGGCACGGTTCACCGCACCCACCACTTCGGCATCGGTGGGCAGGTGGGTACCCCGGTCCGTGGTGGCGATATCCACCGAGTGGTTCCACTGCAGGCGCAACTGCGCGGCTTTTTCGACCCAGCTGCCATCGGGCTGCCAGCCATCCAGGCCCGCTTCGAGCAGGGACAGCGCGAGCCTGGCATCGCCCACCAGCGGTTGCGCTTTATGCTTGATGGCATCGAAGGAGGCCACGTTGATGCACAACAGCTGCGCATCCGGATTGATCAGGGCGCGTGAACCGGTGGCAAAGTCCCCCAGGCGGGTACCCACGGCGATGATCAGGTCGGCCTCGGCGGCCAGGGCATTGGTGGACGCCGCACCGGTAACACCCACAGTGCCCATGTTGCGTTCATGGTCCCAGGGCAGCGCGCCCTTGCCGGCCTGGGTTTCCCCTGTCGGCAGGTTGCAGCCCGTGACCAGGCTGTCCAGTTCCGCCAGGGCGCCGGAGTAGTGCACACCGCCGCCTGCGATCAGCAACGGCTTTTTGGCCTGGCGAATCAGGGCGATGGCGTCCTCCAGTTCGCGCGCATCCGGTGCCTGGCGGCGTAACTGATGCAGTTTTTCGGCAAAGAAATGCGCCGGGTAGTCGTAGGCCATGGTCTGCACATCCTGCGGCAGCGCCAGGCAGACAGGCCCGCACTCGATGGGGTCGGTCAGTACACGCATGGCCTGGGGCAGGGAGGTCAGCAGCTGTTCGGGGCGGGTGATGCGATCGAAGAACCGACTCACCGGCTTGAAACAGTCGTTGGATGTGAGGGTATGGTCGTGAAAGTTCTCGACCTGCTGCAGCACCGGGTCCGGCAGCCGGGTGGCGAAGGTATCCCCCGGTAGGAACAGCACCGGCAGACGGTTGACATGGGCCACGGCGGCGGCGGTCACCATGTTGACGGCACCGGGTCCCGCCGAGGCGGTGCAGGCCATCATCTGCTGACGGTTGAGGGTCTTGGCATAGGCGATGGCGGCATGGGCCATGCCCTGTTCATTGTGGGCGCGGTAGGTGGGCAGTTCGTCCTGAACCTGGTAGAGGGCCTCGCCGAGTCCCGCCACGTTGCCATGGCCAAAGATCGCCCAGCAGCCGGCAAACATTGGTTTGCACTCACCGTCGATCAGCACTTTCTGAGCGGTCAGGTAGCGAATCACTGCCTGCGCCATGGTGAGTCTGATAGTTGTCATGGGTCGCTCTCCGGCTTAACTGGCGGTACGTTCGCGCCAGTATTGAATCAATTGCAGGTAGTTGTTGCTGACGCCGCTGATCAGGCCTTCATCATCCAGTTCGCCCGCCAGCCACTGGCGACTCTCCTTCGCCCAGAGGGTGCGGCCGATGGTGAAGCCCTTGCAGATTTCAAAGCCTGCCGAGTGCTTGAATCCCTGACGGATTTCATCCGCCGGTGCATCCAGCCCCAGCAGGACCACGCCTCGGCAGTGGGGAGCGCGGGTCTTGATCAGGTCGGTGATGAGGCCCCAGGCGGCCCGGCTCGGTGAGGGCAGTTTCCACCAGTCCGGACGAAGACCGAGGTTGTAGAAGCGGGTCATGGCGCGCACCAGGGTATTGTCATCCTGGGGCATGTCCCTGGGCGGAATCAGCTCCAGCAGCAGCTCGTGACCGCTGGCGCAGCAGGCCTTGTACAGCTCCATGGCCTGGCGCTCCTGGGCGCGGCGGGTGTCGATGTCCTGGTCCGGGTGGTAAAAAATCAGGCACTTGACCACATGCTCGCGGGGCCATTCCTGCAGCCGGGAGCCGATGGAACGACCGCCTTCGAGTTCGATCGGCAGGGAGGAGGGCAGCTCCACCGGGCGGCCAATCCACCAGCCCTGGCCGGTCACGTCGTTGAGGGCATCCTGGCCGTAGGTATCGTCGATCAGCACGCCGACGTTGCCGTCAAGACCCGCGGTGTCCGCGCCGCGACGGGCCGCCTGGACCAGCAGACGCTTGAGCTGGCTGATGCGTGCAGGGTCTGCGCCGACCTCCCTGGCCATGTCGAACAGCTGCTTGCGGTGATCAAAGGCCAGGCCGCAGATCTCGCTCCAGTCGCCCTGGCGCCTGGTGGTCACGCGGTGCAGGTAGTTTAGCTCGGTGTCCTGGTCCGGTCGCGGGATCCCGTGGGCGTGCTGCAGGTAATAGTCCAGTTCTTCGCCGCTGGGGATAGCCGGTGCACAGCCGTGGCGCGATACCACCAGGGCGCCGCAGGCATTGGCGTAGGCGCAGCAGCGCTCGGGGCTTTCGTCGCGCAGCCAGCCACGCAGGTAGCCGGACATGAAGGCATCACCGGCGCCCAGCACATTCATCACATCGACCCGGACACCGGTGAAAACATCGAAACTATCCATGCTGTCGGGGATCGCGCCTTCCAGCACGGTACAGCCCAGGGCGCCGAGCTTCAGCACGATGGTGGCGTCGCTCAGCGAACGGATCTTTTTCAGTGCGGTGATGGTGTCGGTGCTGCCGCCGGCGATATGCACCTCTTCCTCGGTGCCCACGATCAGGTCGCAGTAGGGCAGCACGGTTTGCAGGTGGGTGCTGACACTGTCATCGGAGACGAAGCGGTTCTCGCCCTCACCAATACCGGTCAGGCCCCAGAGCACCGGGCGGTAATCGATATCCAGAATCACGCGGGTGCCGGCGGCGCGGGCATACTCCATCGCGGTCTTGCTGGCGGCGTAGGTCTGTTCGGTGGAGAAGTGCGTGCCGGTAATCAGCAGCGCCCGGCTGGAGGCGATGAACTGCGGTGAAAAGTCGTCATTGCTGATCGCCATGTCGGCACAGTCGCGACGGTAAAAGATCAGCGGAAAGGTTTCCTGATCCTTGATGCCCAGAATCACCAGGCCGGTATGGCGCTCGGTGTCGGTCACCACATGGCTGACGTCGACGCCGGCACTGGCGAGCTCTTCACGGACAAAGCGTCCCATGTGCTCGTCACCGACCCGGGTCAGCATGGCGGACTTGAGGCCCAGACGTGCGGTGCCAAAGGCAATATTTGCCGATGAGCCGCCCAGGTACTTGGCGAAACCGGACATGTCTTCAAGGCGGCTGCCAATCTGTTCGCCGTACAGATCCACGGCGGCTCTGCCAAGGCAGATGACATCCAGTGGCCGGTCTGCGCTGCTGGCGCTGAAGTTGCTCATAGGGTGATGCTCCTGGGCCGTGGCTCCCACGGCGACTGTGCTTATTGTCGTAGTTTGAAACCCGTCATTCCAAATCTGTTACCGCCAGCGTTATCCAGTATGACCGACGGGGCGGTCCTGGGCATGCTGTGCGGTACCGCCGGCAGGCTGCTGCACACGCCAGTGGTGAATGTCTGGATCGAGAATAGAACAAAAATTCCATTGCGGCAATATTATGGAAAATATTTTTTATTTAACGGCTGCCAGTTTGCTACCGTAGCTCCGAAAGCAGGGGTGGTCGGGGTGGCGTGAGCGGCCGCGTCGCCCTGGCGGAGGCGTTTGGTGGCCTGATGGTCTTTTAATAGAATAAATATTCTGTTTTTATTGTAAAGAGAATAAAGTTTCCTTAAGGTTGGGTTATGACGGCGGTCAAGGGCGCCCTGGTTCATCGTGCGGGTTTGACGCCGCGATCGCATCGAAAAAGCGGCAAAGGGCTGCATTTTTGGAAATTTCATTCCAATTCCGGAGTGCGGGGGTTATAAGGAACCCTGAACACTGGAGGACAGCACAACCATGAATTCAGTACCGCAAACACTGGCCGATCTGAAATCCGCCATCGCCGAACAGCACTCGGCGCTGAGCAAGCGCCTGCGCCAGGTGGCGCAATACGTGATGGACAACCCCAACGCGATTGCCTTTGGCACCGTGGCCGTGATCGCCAAGGATGCGAGTGTGCATCCCTCGACCCTGGTGCGTTTCGCCAACGCCTTTGGCTTCAGCGGATTCAGCGAAATGCAGCGCCTGTTTCAGCAAAAGCTGATTCAGGAATCCCCGAGCTATACCGAGCGTATTCGCATTGCCCGTGAAGAGCTGGGTGATGAAAGCGGCGATACGCCACTGCAGCTACTGACGCAATTTGCCGGCGCCAGTGCCGTGGCACTGGAACAGCTGCGCGACAGCGTCAGCGAGCAGGATCTGGAGCGGGCGGTGGACATTCTCGCCGCCGCCGAAGCGACCCATGTGGTGGGTGTGCGCCGGGCCTTTGTGGTGGCGACCTACTTTGCCTATGCATTGCGCCATATCGACCGTCGTGCCTACCTGATTGACGGCGTGGGCGGTATGTACGCCGAGCAGGGCGGGGCCATCGGCAGCAAGGATGCGATTATCGCCACCAGCTTTCATCCCTATGCGCCGGAGACCCAGGACGTGGCCAAGGCCGCGGTCGAGCGCGGCGTGCCCCTGATTCTGATAACCGACAGTCAGCTCAGTCCGCTGGCAGCGCTGGCGTCGGTCTGTTTTGTGGTGCGCGATGCCGAAGTACATGGCTTTCGCGCCCTGGGCTCCACCCTGTGCCTGGCCCAGGCGCTGTCCATCAGTCTGGCCTACCGGGTCGACAAGCAGCGCGTGGCCGGCTGAGTATCAGGGCGTCGCGGGTGGTGCTTGTCGTTCTAAACTGAACTGTTAACCCTAAAGAAGGTGAGATTCATGTCCAAGCTTCTGTCCCGCCCCAGCACGCCCGATGAGCAGGGTTGTATCCAGCGCATTACGCCGGCCTCCGCCGGTTGGGATTACGTTGGTTTCGAGGTCTATCAATTGCAGCCCGGCCAGGTGCTGGAGCAGGCCACCGGCGACCAGGAAGTCTGTCTGGTGCTGGTGAGCGGCCTGGCGGATGTCGCCACCGAAAAGGAGAGCTGGAGCGGGCTTGGCGAGCGCATGAGCGTGTTCGAGCAGAAGGCGCCCTACAGCGTTTATGTACCGCCGTCGGATCGCTTTCGCGTCACCGCCAGTACCGCGCTTGAGCTGGCCGTCTGCAAGGCGCCGGCCAAAGGCGAGTTTGGTGCCCGCCTGATTACGCCGGCCGATACGCGCTACGAAATCCGGGGCGAGGGCACCAACCAGCGCCACGTCTGCAATATCCTGTTCGGCAACATGGCGGCCGAGCACCTGCTGGTGTGTGAAGTCTTCACACCGGGTGGCAACTGGTCGAGCTACCCGCCACACAAGCACGATCGTGATGCGGCGCCGGCGGAAACCCGTCTGGAGGAAACCTACTACCACCGCATCAATCCGTCCCAGGGCTTTGCTTTCCAGCGCGTCTATACCGATGATCGCAGCCTGGACGAAACCATGGCGGTGGAAGACCGCAATGTGGTCATGGTGCCTGAAGGGTATCACCCGGTGGGCGCAGCCCACGGGTACGATCTTTATTACCTCAACGTGATGGCGGGCCCCGAACGCACCTGGATCTTCCACAATGATCCGGACCACGAGTGGCTGCTACAGAAGAGCTGATGGCGCCATAGGCTATCCGGCTAGCGGCAACCCGGCCGTCGCAATGATCGGGCTGGGTTGCTGAGGTTAATCAATCCCCCGGAGTTCGCAGGCTCAACCCAGACTGCGGCTAGGGGGCACGCGCAGGAGTCGTGCCCCGCGACGAAGCCCTGTGTTTTTATCTTGCCCCTTGCCCCTTGCCCCTTGCCCCTTGCCCCTTTCCCCTTCCCCCTTGCTCCTTGAACCTCACGCCTGTCCGCCATTCTCGGAATTCGCAGGCTCATGCAAGGTTAGGGGCTGGCGCTGATCTATAGTTACTCCACGGGTGAACTGGCACCGGGTCGCCGGCTGCGAACCGGTGTCATGCTATGTGATCTTTCACGGGGGGTATTTTATGCGTGCATTACTGGGGGTGCTCTCGCTGAGTCTGGTATCCGCAAGTGCCTTGGCGGATGGCAAAGCGGTGACCTATACGGTCGATGGTCAGGCTTATGAAGGCTACTATGTCAGCCCGGGGTCGAAAGTGCCGCTGGTGCTGCTGATTCATGACTGGGATGGGCTGACTGACTACGAGGTCAGGCGTGCCGAAATGCTGTCTGACATGGGATATGCCGTCTTTGCCGCCGACCTGTTTGGCGCCGGGGTTCGGCCCACCGCGATGGAAGACAAGCGCCAGCACACGGGCGAACTGTACAAGGACCGGGAGAAGATGCGGGCGCTGATGAACGGCGCGCTTGAAGCCGCCCGGGCGCAGGGTGCCAATACCGATCTGGCGGTAGCCGCGGGCTATTGTTTCGGCGGTGCTGCGGTACTGGAGCTGGCCCGTTCTGGCGCACCTTTGCAGGGTTTTGCGACCTTTCATGGTGGCCTGAGTACCCCGCAGGGCCAGGACTACAGTACGACTCAGGGCAAACTGCTCGTTCTGCACGGTTCGGCCGATACCGCCATCAGTCTGAGTGACTTTGCGGGCCTTGGGACCGAACTCGAGTCGGCCGGCGTGCCCCACGAGATGATCACCTACAGCGGCGCTCCCCATGGTTTTACGGTGTTCGATAGCGAGAGTTACCGCGAAGAAGCGGACAGGCAGTCGTGGAAGCGTTTCGCCACTTTTCTGGATGAGCAGCTGGGCAACTAGTCGCGGGGAAGTAAAGGCCAAAGGAGAAAGGTTCAAGCTTGATAAGAGCCCGTAGTCTGGAATGAGCGTACGAATTCCGGGAGCATGGCCCGACTATTATGGACGATAAACACATGAGGCCCCGAATGGGGCCTCGTGTTTTTCCGGGTGTTGAGATTTAACGATAACAGGCGGTTAGCGCGGTTCGCTCATCAGTCCCTTGACGATGGCGAAGCAGGCCAGCAGCAGGACGATGGTGAACGGGAAGCCGGTCGACACCGCCATGGCCTGCAGGGCGCCCAGTCCGCCGCCGAGCAGCAGTGCGATGGCCACCAGGCCTTCGAATACGCACCAGAAGACCCGTTGCGGGGTGGGGGCATCGATCTTGCCGCCGGCGGTGATGGTATCGATCACCAGGGAGCCGGAGTCCGACGAGGTGACGAAGAACACGATCACCAGCACGATGCCGATAAAGGATGTGATCTGGGTCAGCGGCAGTTGCTCCAGCATGGAGAACAGCTGCAGTTCCAGAGGGGCGCTGGCCACGGCCTGGATGCCGTCGTTCACCAGTTGGCTGATGGCGGTACCGCCAAAGGCGGTCATCCAGAACACGCTGACCAGGGACGGGATCAGCAGGACGCAGGTGATGAACTCGCGCACGGTGCGGCCACGGGACACGCGGGCGATGAACATGCCA
Proteins encoded:
- a CDS encoding CoA-acylating methylmalonate-semialdehyde dehydrogenase, which produces MKTLGNYINCEAVASQSGRSAVVYNPATGEPSMNVSLSSADETRAAIASAEEALQGWSKVSPLNRARVMFKFKTLVEEHADELAAMITAEHGKVFSDAKGELTRGLEVVEFACGIPHLLKGEHSLNVGRGVDSYSKMQPVGVCAGVSPFNFPAMVPMWMFPVAIACGNTFVMKPSEKDPSTTYRLAELLAEAGLPKGVFNIVNGDKEAVDVLLTDERVGAVSFVGSTPIAEYIYQTASAHSKRVQALGGAKNHMVVMPDADPEQVVHSLMGAAYGSAGERCMAISVAVCVGDEVADNLIKRLGEEIAGMRVGPGIGLPEEAHMGPLITKEHAAKVRGYIDSGVEDGAKLVVDGREFVAQGNENGYFVGPTLFDQVGPGMRIYDEEIFGPVLCIVRVDSYADAVKMINAHEYGNGTAIFTRDGDSARQFCEEIQVGMVGVNVPIPVPMAFHSFGGWKRSLFGPLHMHGPDGVRFYTKMKTITARWPTGLRAGAEFSMPTMK
- the iolE gene encoding myo-inosose-2 dehydratase, with translation MSVRIGINPLTWTNDDMPALGAETSLETCLSEGKQAGYAGFELGQKFPRTPETLGPILDSHGLNLVSGWYSSELLSRSADEEIAALQDHLTLLKSLGAKVMVFCEVTGCVHGQIETPVSQRPVMNDAQWALLLERINTVAEYCQAQGVRLAYHHHMGTVIETEAEIDRLMAGTSDALGLLLDTGHLTYAGGDPLALQQRHAARICHVHCKDIRPEIMKDAKNRDLSFLSAMLNGVFTVPGDGFIDYETLFKALKASGYEGWLVVEAEQDPSVAHPLTYATLGRNHLQRFCDNAGLEIHG
- the iolD gene encoding 3D-(3,5/4)-trihydroxycyclohexane-1,2-dione acylhydrolase (decyclizing) translates to MTTIRLTMAQAVIRYLTAQKVLIDGECKPMFAGCWAIFGHGNVAGLGEALYQVQDELPTYRAHNEQGMAHAAIAYAKTLNRQQMMACTASAGPGAVNMVTAAAVAHVNRLPVLFLPGDTFATRLPDPVLQQVENFHDHTLTSNDCFKPVSRFFDRITRPEQLLTSLPQAMRVLTDPIECGPVCLALPQDVQTMAYDYPAHFFAEKLHQLRRQAPDARELEDAIALIRQAKKPLLIAGGGVHYSGALAELDSLVTGCNLPTGETQAGKGALPWDHERNMGTVGVTGAASTNALAAEADLIIAVGTRLGDFATGSRALINPDAQLLCINVASFDAIKHKAQPLVGDARLALSLLEAGLDGWQPDGSWVEKAAQLRLQWNHSVDIATTDRGTHLPTDAEVVGAVNRAAGEKDIVVCAAGGLPGELQKLWRTRFDRGYHMEYGYSCMGYELAGGLGVKMAKPDSEVFVMVGDGSYLMLNSEIATSVMLGQKIVMVVLDNRGYGCIHRLQQFCGGPGFNNMLDDCRSVEAGAPKTDFAAHARALGASAEKVGNIQQLEAALERAKASPISYLITLDTDVVNAAEEGGSWWDVAVPEVSPREQVMEARRRYEALKARQMQNI
- a CDS encoding bifunctional 5-dehydro-2-deoxygluconokinase/5-dehydro-2-deoxyphosphogluconate aldolase, producing the protein MSNFSASSADRPLDVICLGRAAVDLYGEQIGSRLEDMSGFAKYLGGSSANIAFGTARLGLKSAMLTRVGDEHMGRFVREELASAGVDVSHVVTDTERHTGLVILGIKDQETFPLIFYRRDCADMAISNDDFSPQFIASSRALLITGTHFSTEQTYAASKTAMEYARAAGTRVILDIDYRPVLWGLTGIGEGENRFVSDDSVSTHLQTVLPYCDLIVGTEEEVHIAGGSTDTITALKKIRSLSDATIVLKLGALGCTVLEGAIPDSMDSFDVFTGVRVDVMNVLGAGDAFMSGYLRGWLRDESPERCCAYANACGALVVSRHGCAPAIPSGEELDYYLQHAHGIPRPDQDTELNYLHRVTTRRQGDWSEICGLAFDHRKQLFDMAREVGADPARISQLKRLLVQAARRGADTAGLDGNVGVLIDDTYGQDALNDVTGQGWWIGRPVELPSSLPIELEGGRSIGSRLQEWPREHVVKCLIFYHPDQDIDTRRAQERQAMELYKACCASGHELLLELIPPRDMPQDDNTLVRAMTRFYNLGLRPDWWKLPSPSRAAWGLITDLIKTRAPHCRGVVLLGLDAPADEIRQGFKHSAGFEICKGFTIGRTLWAKESRQWLAGELDDEGLISGVSNNYLQLIQYWRERTAS
- a CDS encoding MurR/RpiR family transcriptional regulator; the encoded protein is MNSVPQTLADLKSAIAEQHSALSKRLRQVAQYVMDNPNAIAFGTVAVIAKDASVHPSTLVRFANAFGFSGFSEMQRLFQQKLIQESPSYTERIRIAREELGDESGDTPLQLLTQFAGASAVALEQLRDSVSEQDLERAVDILAAAEATHVVGVRRAFVVATYFAYALRHIDRRAYLIDGVGGMYAEQGGAIGSKDAIIATSFHPYAPETQDVAKAAVERGVPLILITDSQLSPLAALASVCFVVRDAEVHGFRALGSTLCLAQALSISLAYRVDKQRVAG
- the iolB gene encoding 5-deoxy-glucuronate isomerase — its product is MSKLLSRPSTPDEQGCIQRITPASAGWDYVGFEVYQLQPGQVLEQATGDQEVCLVLVSGLADVATEKESWSGLGERMSVFEQKAPYSVYVPPSDRFRVTASTALELAVCKAPAKGEFGARLITPADTRYEIRGEGTNQRHVCNILFGNMAAEHLLVCEVFTPGGNWSSYPPHKHDRDAAPAETRLEETYYHRINPSQGFAFQRVYTDDRSLDETMAVEDRNVVMVPEGYHPVGAAHGYDLYYLNVMAGPERTWIFHNDPDHEWLLQKS
- a CDS encoding dienelactone hydrolase family protein; the encoded protein is MRALLGVLSLSLVSASALADGKAVTYTVDGQAYEGYYVSPGSKVPLVLLIHDWDGLTDYEVRRAEMLSDMGYAVFAADLFGAGVRPTAMEDKRQHTGELYKDREKMRALMNGALEAARAQGANTDLAVAAGYCFGGAAVLELARSGAPLQGFATFHGGLSTPQGQDYSTTQGKLLVLHGSADTAISLSDFAGLGTELESAGVPHEMITYSGAPHGFTVFDSESYREEADRQSWKRFATFLDEQLGN